Proteins from a genomic interval of Bombus affinis isolate iyBomAffi1 chromosome 16, iyBomAffi1.2, whole genome shotgun sequence:
- the LOC126925601 gene encoding PAXIP1-associated glutamate-rich protein 1 yields MERNEEDWSIECSDDEKYEMDGKNEWTLKPDDILTLIEALEANNRALELDWKCPGRRGPSPIPSSNRQQDNGSQEYKTEEKSDFDFMDEMSSPRLPVRRTGESTPKGSAKKKTASFNGVLSTMLRHRRLEQQEINSSPKKIESSVSKTQPT; encoded by the exons ATGGAGCGCAACGAAGAAGATTGGTCGATAGAATGTTCAGACGACGAGAAATACGAAATGGATGGAAAA AACGAATGGACTTTGAAACCCGACGATATTCTAACATTGATCGAGGCCCTCGAAGCCAATAACAGAGCTTTGGAACTCGACTGGAAGTGTCCAGGTAGAAGAGGACCATCACCTATTCCTTCAAGCAATCGGCAACAAGATAATGGCTCGCAGGAGTACAA GACAGAAGAAAAGTCAGACTTTGATTTTATGGATGAGATGTCGTCACCGAGATTACCGGTTCGTAGAACTGGAGAAAGCACTCCAAAAGGAAGTGCTAAGAAGAAGACTGCAAGTTTTAACGGTGTACTATCAACTATGTTACGACATCGTAGATTAGAACAGCAAGAAATTAATTCGAGTCCAAAAAAGATTGAATCATCCGTATCAAAGACGCAGCCAACGTAA
- the LOC126925925 gene encoding protein I'm not dead yet-like encodes MATRATAQEEMLSIQEKLILTGQFIKIYWKILFAITWALILIPPLLAFNYPETRCAYTVLVMAGYWITECFPMAVTSLIPLVLFPIFGTLSTADTCACYMNDTIMVFIGGLVLAVAIEHSNLHLRIALGVMRTVGCTHGKLLGGLCVVTTFISMWVSNTAATAMMVPIIFAVLNELEQAGLCHVFEELPSPPGSTDPPQFSDSNITHRREREPTKITKAYLMAAAYCSTFGGTGTLVGTGTNLTFKGIFESTFPGSEGISFTHWMIAQMPQMIINAFLTWLYLQLMFMGLFRPHSKDAQIATIGTEGETITNQVIQERYKELGDITFHEAAVSILFITCIFLWLFRNPGFIRGWSEAITEIDVRDSTPVIFISIMMFFIPKNLDFLRSYNKDPGERPVKSSEGLITWDVIQRKMPWSLMFLLGGGFAISRGSIASGLAKKVGETLVPLRYLPPVLIMLFVCLFIGTITEFTSNVGIANITLPVVAQMCVAMEIHPMYLMVPAAISCSYSFRLPVGTPPNAIISVVGQLPTKWLIIGGCGPSIFSLIVNVICFAMWGTLIFDVKGFPDWAKSSQPAKGNP; translated from the exons ATGGCGACGAGAGCAACTGCGCAAGAGGAAATGTTATCAATACAAGAAAAGTTAATCCTCACTGGACAGTTTATCAAGATATACTGGAAAATATTGTTTGCTATAACCTGGGCTTTGATACTGATTCCACCGCTGCTCGCATTTAATTATCCG GAAACTAGATGCGCCTACACTGTATTAGTGATGGCTGGATATTGGATCACTGAATGTTTCCCCATGGCAGTTACCTCGTTGATTCCACTGGTGTTATTCCCAATATTTGGAACATTAAGCACAGCAGATACTTGTGCTTGTTACATGAATGACACTATAATGGTGTTCATAGGAGGTTTGGTTCTTGCTGTCGCAATTGAACACAGTAATCTACATCTACGAATCGCCCTTGGGGTGATGAGAACAGTTGGCTGTACTCATGGAAAATTACTTGGCGGTCTTTGTGTTGTAACTACTTTCATATCCATGTGGGTTTCAAATACTGCAGCAACTGCCATGATGGTGCCGATCATATTTGCGGTTTTGAATGAATTAGAACAG GCTGGACTCTGCCACGTCTTCGAGGAGCTACCGAGTCCTCCGGGATCAACGGACCCACC ACAATTTTCTGATTCTAACATTACACATCGTAGGGAACGGGAACCAACCAAGATAACGAAAGCTTATTTAATGGCCGCAGCGTACTGTTCAACTTTCGGAGGTACAGGAACGCTCGTAGGCACCGGTACTAATCTCACTTTTAAGGGTATTTTTGAAAGCACATTTCCTGGATCCGAGGGCATTAGCTTCACGCATTGGATGATCGCACAAATGCCACAAATGATTATTAATGCCTTTTTAACGTGGCTTTACCTTCAGCTAATGTTCATGGGTTTATTTAGACCCCATAGCAAAGATGCACAGATAGCGACTATTGGAACCGAAGGAGAAACGATTACTAATCAA GTGATACAGGAAAGATATAAAGAACTAGGTGACATTACGTTTCACGAAGCAGCAGTTTCCATCCTTTTTATTACCTGTATATTTTTATGGTTATTCCGAAACCCAGGTTTCATACGAGGATGGTCTGAAGCAATAAcagaaat AGATGTTCGAGATTCAACGCCTGTCATATTTATATCTATCATGATGTTTTTCATTCCGAAAAATTTGGATTTTCTCCGTAGCTACAACAAAGACC CCGGTGAGAGACCCGTCAAATCTTCAGAAGGTTTGATCACATGGGACGTGATCCAAAGAAAGATGCCTTGGAGTTTAATGTTTCTTTTGGGCGGTGGATTCGCGATATCCAGAGGCAGCATTGCTTCTGGTTTGGCTAAAAAGGTCGGTGAGACGTTGGTGCCGCTACGATACTTGCCCCCTGTATTGATCAtgctgtttgtttgtttgtttattgGCACTATTACGGAGTTCACTTCCAATGTCGGTATCGCAAACATTACTTTACCAGTCGTTGCACAAATG TGTGTTGCAATGGAGATACATCCCATGTATTTAATGGTACCAGCAGCTATATCGTGTTCTTACTCTTTTCGATTACCAGTTGGTACACCCCCAAATGCAATCATATCAGTCGTCGGGCAACTTCCAACCAAATGGCTAATAATAGGAGGTTGCGGTCCTTCTATATTCTCTCTCATAGTAAATGTTATTTGCTTTGCTATGTGGGGTACTTTAATTTTTGATGTCAAAGGATTTCCAGACTGGGCTAAAAGCAGTCAGCCAGCCAAAGGAAACCCATGA
- the LOC126925597 gene encoding uncharacterized protein CG3556, with translation MWGRASMAAVMVLFLACLCTLNVAYAKVGGITESTSSGTDAEDILERATAWLWSQRNKNAGWGNDTHRVLLVLRLSNLSREDNVAPAAPLELQLSSKQMELEIVLLLWRHREVGFSPVRLARYTLALNAMCTDPRQFHGHDLIGTLQHHEPPTDYEFALTTLAACNAQAHVRKRQIRRLLDIANAAQDHNVDTVAMVILALRCIVQDHRHRNLHHFVRKPSIGLAQQQRLDGSFGDVRTTALVMQALEEAENEPADNWNRSAALAWLASQQRADGSFAGDVRATAEALLGVTPRGLASIRTLDCGQGPSETSLPKFTTSGNEPAAIPGNRNESVSISVISGSSIAGNVTVGNIETNGNNGNNGNNGNNAVNTLNTSNTDGMIVTAATPIMVNVSYTLWVGSNVNETYSLIVTASKNETFYEVMLLAAEMSPHFQFVASEWPNGHYVHTIAGYKEEPMSYHYWLLYRLTSPPDPASPPGNQLVAPGGVDDLQISEGDHYLFWYKKL, from the exons ATGTGGGGAAGAGCAAGTATGGCAGCTGTAATGGTCCTGTTTCTGGCGTGTTTGTGCACGTTGAATGTGGCCTATGCCAAAG tGGGAGGCATCACAGAGTCCACTTCAAGCGGTACTGATGCGGAAGACATTTTGGAACGAGCAACTGCATGGTTATGGAGTCAACGAAATAAAAATGCTGGTTGGGGAAACGACACTCATCGAGTGTTGCTGGTCCTCCGACTAAGCAATCTCTCGCGAGAGGATAATGTTGCACCTGCCGCTCCCCTCGAACTGCAACTCAGCAGCAAACAAATGGAGCTAGAAATAGTCTTGTTATTATGGAG ACACAGAGAAGTTGGTTTTTCACCGGTTCGACTAGCACGCTACACTCTTGCCTTAAACGCCATGTGCACGGATCCAAGACAGTTTCACGGTCACGACTTGATTGGGACGCTTCAACATCACGAACCACCGACCGATTATGAGTTCGCCCTTACAACGCTAGCTGCGTGCAACGCACAAGCTCATGTAAGGAAAAGACAGATACGTCGATTGCTTGACATTGCGAACGCTGCTCAGGATCACAACGTGG ATACCGTCGCAATGGTAATCTTAGCCTTAAGGTGCATCGTTCAGGACCACAGACATCGAAATCTCCATCATTTTGTGCGCAAACCATCGATTGGTTTAGCACAACAGCAAAGACTCGATGGTAGTTTCGGAGACGTTCGTACAACGGCCTTAGTAATGCAAGCCCTCGAGGAAGCAGAAAATGAGCCTGCTGATAATTGGAATAGATCAGCTGCTTTAGCATGGTTAGCCAGTCAGCAACGAGCCGATGGTTCTTTCGCTGGTGATGTTCGTGCGACCGCTGAAGCACTTTTAGGAGTGACACCACGCGGTTTAGCGAGTATCAGAACGCTTGATTGTGGACAAGGACCTAGCGAAACTTCATTACCGAAATTCACTACAAGTGGTAATG AGCCAGCGGCGATTCCAGGCAATCGCAACGAGAGTGTATCGATATCTGTAATTTCTGGAAGCAGTATCGCGGGTAATGTTACCGTTGGGAATATCGAAACTAATGGAAACAATGGGAATAACGGGAACAATGGCAATAATGCAGTAAACACGCTCAACACGAGCAATACCGATGGTATGATCGTTACCGCTGCAACACCGATTATGGTGAACGTCTCTTACACTCTATGGGTTGGCAGCAACGTAAACGAGACATACAGTTTGATAGTGACCGCATCTAAAAACGAAACATTTTACGAAGTGATGCTTCTAGCCGCAGAAATGTCACCGCATTTCCAATTTGTTGCATCCGAATGGCCGAATGGGCATTATGTTCACACGATAgcaggttacaaagaggaaccAATGTCCTATCATTATTGGTTGTTATATCGACTCACTTCTCCGCCAGATCCAGCCTCGCCACCGGGTAATCAACTGGTTGCACCTGGGG GTGTGGATGACCTACAGATCAGCGAGGGAGATCACTATCTGTTCTGGTATAAAAAGCTATGA